One genomic region from Terriglobus aquaticus encodes:
- a CDS encoding metallophosphoesterase family protein gives MDRRTFLAGAGAAAGATLIQGSAWAQSTGKAAAAPAVQDFDFLFFTDTHLEPELNAAKGCAMAFRSMRMFPHADFAIQGGDHVFDTLAVPKQRSLSLWELYDQTQQELSVKVYHTLGNHDVFGLKPASGVDPSDPDYGKKYYRDHIGKTFYSFDHKGVHFVVLDSVQMTPDRDYEGRIDAEQMQWLRTDLAALPAAAPVIVVTHMPLVTAVDAYLQRDLSPRPHYQMAVVNSAEVLPLFEGHNVLAVLQGHTHVQERVDWRGVPYITGGAVCGNWWQGTRLGTREGYMEVRVRGGRVQTGYVTYGFHSVDPHNT, from the coding sequence ATGGATCGTCGTACTTTTCTCGCAGGGGCGGGCGCAGCGGCTGGAGCCACGCTGATTCAGGGCTCGGCCTGGGCGCAGTCGACGGGCAAGGCTGCGGCTGCACCGGCGGTGCAGGATTTCGACTTCCTCTTCTTTACCGACACGCACCTGGAGCCGGAGTTGAACGCGGCCAAAGGCTGCGCCATGGCATTTCGATCGATGCGCATGTTCCCGCATGCGGACTTCGCGATCCAGGGCGGCGATCACGTGTTTGACACGCTGGCGGTGCCCAAGCAGCGTTCGCTCTCGCTGTGGGAGCTATACGACCAAACGCAGCAGGAACTGAGCGTGAAGGTGTACCACACCCTCGGCAACCATGATGTGTTTGGGTTGAAGCCGGCCAGCGGCGTGGACCCGAGCGATCCCGACTACGGCAAGAAATACTATCGCGATCACATCGGCAAGACGTTCTACAGCTTCGACCACAAGGGTGTGCACTTCGTCGTTCTGGACTCGGTGCAGATGACGCCGGACCGCGACTATGAGGGCCGTATCGACGCCGAGCAGATGCAGTGGTTGCGCACCGATCTGGCCGCGCTGCCAGCAGCGGCGCCGGTAATCGTGGTAACGCACATGCCGCTGGTGACTGCGGTGGATGCTTATCTGCAGCGTGACCTCTCACCGAGGCCGCACTACCAGATGGCGGTGGTCAACTCGGCGGAAGTGCTGCCGCTGTTCGAAGGCCACAACGTTCTGGCAGTGTTGCAGGGTCACACTCATGTTCAGGAGCGCGTGGACTGGCGCGGAGTGCCGTACATCACCGGCGGCGCGGTCTGTGGCAACTGGTGGCAGGGTACGCGGCTGGGAACGCGCGAGGGGTACATGGAGGTCAGGGTGCGCGGAGGGCGGGTGCAAACCGGCTATGTGACCTACGGCTTCCATAGCGTGGATCCGCACAACACGTAG